In the genome of Nicoliella spurrieriana, the window GAACTCCAGGGTCCCTCTAAAAATAATAAGGGATACACGATCTTAGTGAAGGTTCATAATCCTAAAAAGATTTCGATTTGGAAATATCTAAAGGGCGCCACCGGTAAGACTGAATTTCAGGGTGTCTTTGTTGGTGTCAATGCTAAGGGCTTACAATAAAAATCAGGGATTAAATTAATGTTGATCCTTAATTTTTGAAAAAATATTTTAATAATTTTGTGCTTAATCAGTTAATTAACTTAACATTTAGGAGTGATGACCATGTCATTAAAAAAATCATTCTTTATATAACTACAGCTACTTTATTCGCCGGAGTCGTTGCAATTGCTACTAATTCTGGTAAGAGTGTTAAAGCTGCCACATGGAAAACGGGCGTTCCAGAAAAAATCATCAATAAAGCAAATTGGGTAACTAAATACCAAAAAGTAAAACATCCTGATACTAGTAAAAATGGCCGTTATTACTATCAAAAGGGAACTATTTTTGCTAATAATATGGGATACAGCGCTTCAATTAGTTTCTTTAATAAAGCTAAAATGTCAGTTGGTGCTGGAATTTACGAAAAAACAAGTGCCACTAAAAATCCTCATTATTTACAGTTAGGAAACGGTAAATATCTAATCACAAGTGGCGGTGATGGGCATGGTGCTAAAAGCCTTCAAAATGAATTAAAAGGTACCTCCAAGCATAATCACGGAAAAACAATCCTATTTAAATTTAATAAGCATAATTCAAACAAAGCTACCATTTGGAGTTACGATAAGGGCACTAGTGGTAAAAAAACTCTAGAAGGCCATTTCAAAGCAATTGGTGGTAAGGGTTAAGTTGCATCCCATTCCCCCCAATTAACCATTGACAACCACCAAACTTAACCATAGAATGATTTTAACTAACGCCTTGTTAGCTAAACTAACACTAGGAAGTGGCAATTATGGTAGGAACGACAAAGTGGCAAATCTTCAAATCGGGGTGGCACTTAGCTAGCCACCCGACCCAATTGGTAACAGCAATTCAAAAGATGCGTCGACCGCTCTTGATTGAATTAGTCGTGTTATTGATCTTGCAAGTCTGTTCGTGGTTCTTGATCTTTAACAATAACAAATTTTCGATCTCACCGGATTTAACGGTGATTGGCTTGGTCAGCCTCTTTTCAGGTGTTACTAACATCATGAGTGTCGTCTTGGATTCGGACGGTAGTATGACAAATTTCTTTTGGGGGATGCTCAATAACGTTACCTATATCTACGTGTCATTTAGCGCCCATCTCTACGGTGAAGTATATCTATACACCTACTTCTTCATTTCCCAGTTCATTGGCATTTATTCGTGGAATAAGCGGAATTTAGAACACCCGATTGATAATAACAATGAAGTCCAGGTTAAGGAACTCTCGATGCGCGGCTGGGTGTTAATGACGCTGGTCGTACTCGTTAGTTGGGGCATCCTGGCATTCTTCTTAATGCACGTTCCATTGATCACCCCCACGTTAGACCCGCATCCCTGGATCGACGCCCTCAGTACCGTCGTTCAGGTCTTTGCCCAAGTCCTCCTAATTTGCCGATACAGCAGCAGCCAATTCATCCTTTGGATTATTGGTAACACCCTGGAAATCATTCTCTGGACAGTCAGCTTCAACCCGATTATGATCATGCTCTTCATTGCATGTAACGTAAATTCATTCTTTGGTTGGTACGTCTGGAACCAAAAGTTAAAACAACAAGCTCAAATCGAATAACCAATTAAAATGGCCCCGCTGAACGCGGAGCCATTTTTTATGATTTCAGAAATAATTTGTGACTCACAAAATTAGGGTTTCTAATTTGCATGTGCCCATTCGTAGTATCCACAAATTGATTATCACTGACCAAATAGACATTCCGAACGCCAACGTTATCGCCATCAATATCGATAATGTTATAGCTAGTCGAATCCTTGTAAGTATGATCATGAACATCCCGGCAATCCACGTGGTACGCGGTTGAATCACAAACTGCGTTTAAGATTCCCTCCCGCAAAAAAGTCGCCGGAAAATGCACGTGTCCAGAAAACATGCCGAGGACCCGGTGCCCTCGAATCACGTCGTAAAGCTTATCACTATTTTGCAAAATGCTAAAGTTCATGTTTCCCATCGGCGCTCCAGCTGCTGGATGATGCATAAATAGCAGTGCACTGCGCTTGGATGTAGATAATTGATCACTAAGCCACTGCAGTTGGTCAGCATCCAAATACCCCTGTGATAAATTTTTAAACGTCGTATCTAAGCAGTACAGATCATACCTACCCAATTTTAGTTGGTAATAGTACTTATCACGGATTGGCTCCTTTAAATAGCCCCTGAAAAATTCTGCAGTCCGGTCGTGATTCCCCAATGTCACAATAATTGGAATTCCTAACCGATGGCTTTCAAAAT includes:
- the pnuC gene encoding nicotinamide riboside transporter PnuC, producing the protein MVGTTKWQIFKSGWHLASHPTQLVTAIQKMRRPLLIELVVLLILQVCSWFLIFNNNKFSISPDLTVIGLVSLFSGVTNIMSVVLDSDGSMTNFFWGMLNNVTYIYVSFSAHLYGEVYLYTYFFISQFIGIYSWNKRNLEHPIDNNNEVQVKELSMRGWVLMTLVVLVSWGILAFFLMHVPLITPTLDPHPWIDALSTVVQVFAQVLLICRYSSSQFILWIIGNTLEIILWTVSFNPIMIMLFIACNVNSFFGWYVWNQKLKQQAQIE
- a CDS encoding metallophosphoesterase family protein, with protein sequence MAYRIIQISDPHLHNSNGIREMRQQYIPNDKLQLVFDDIYRHRNDYHAALIVITGDLVHEGNQRDYQHLKTSLHFESHRLGIPIIVTLGNHDRTAEFFRGYLKEPIRDKYYYQLKLGRYDLYCLDTTFKNLSQGYLDADQLQWLSDQLSTSKRSALLFMHHPAAGAPMGNMNFSILQNSDKLYDVIRGHRVLGMFSGHVHFPATFLREGILNAVCDSTAYHVDCRDVHDHTYKDSTSYNIIDIDGDNVGVRNVYLVSDNQFVDTTNGHMQIRNPNFVSHKLFLKS